Proteins from a single region of Crassaminicella profunda:
- the pglX gene encoding BREX-1 system adenine-specific DNA-methyltransferase PglX → MDKKSIKNFAMRARKVLIEKIKEKALKIGVRETTIEEVSYQCFSWLTILRYMEIKEYLSEDLQVFSNMDQYKNKDDFKDKIIDTCSKLNEMLPFIFNPISDNFKNLFPDLIGNVLLEELLDFEIISKEDWKEVEIVGWLYQYFMWEKHKEVVRINNSRIQKEQIAPATQLFTPKWIVKYMVQNTLGKYWIEHMHDEKLESKLAFYIKGKGLPHEKIDPKDIKVLDPACGAGHILVYAFEVLYYIYLHVGYEDTDIPKLILKHNLYGLEIDEKACQLAVFALMMKAREKDEKFFCKMKQEKIIPNICCIEESNILMDQKDELLEKISKGNIGYDKNQIDSLFNTFYHGKEYGAIIKIKDFDEAFWEGRLKSLKDEALKKVLKKLVRQAKIMSQSYEMVIANPPYLSNKMMSAQLKKYVDAHFKDYNGDLFSVFMKRSMDYVKMDGYLAFMTPFVWMFIKRYEKLREIVVDHKDIVSLIELQYSSFEEATVPICTFVLRNNSNRGVGDFIKLSSFKGAPNQPIKALEAIKDKNAPYRYRCATKNFRKIPGISIAYWAKPSMVNVFQKSIPLKKIADARVGLQTSNNKKFVRFWHEVDISNIGFDLKDRKSAKDSGFKWFPYNKGGDFRKWYGNHFYVVNWENDGEAIRTYNRVLNASRNSNIGIANTSYYFKKGITWSFVSSAKFGVRISEEGFIFDTAGSSLFPKEEYILFIIALLCSKITYMYLMMINPTLNFQPGNIGSIPVIFPKKQSIKEKIDDLAKECIDIAKMDWDENEISWSFKKHPLLQHKKGASTLKEVFENWKVFKEKQFEKMKKNEEKLNKIFIELYGLEDQITPDVDAREITVKKADGKKGIRAFIAYGVGCIFGRYSLDQEGIVFAGGKFNDSVYKSFHPVKDNILPIEGAASITSKFVEFLKVTFGEDTLNENLDFITRGLGRRKESSITYMKKYFQNEFYKDHVKMYQRRPIYFLFTSGKHKAFQGLLYIHRFNEDSISNIRKNYIEKLLEKYMKKRSLLKKQLHEEGKNRNLRRNLIRVEKELEELINYHKALMEIENNGLKMNLDNGVKMNYQKLKEVLSKI, encoded by the coding sequence ATGGATAAAAAAAGCATTAAAAATTTTGCTATGAGAGCACGAAAAGTATTGATAGAAAAAATTAAAGAAAAAGCTTTAAAAATAGGGGTTAGAGAAACAACTATAGAAGAAGTAAGTTATCAATGTTTTTCTTGGTTGACGATTCTAAGATATATGGAAATAAAAGAATATTTATCAGAAGATTTACAGGTATTTAGTAACATGGATCAATATAAAAATAAGGATGATTTTAAAGATAAGATCATTGATACATGTAGTAAATTAAATGAAATGCTACCATTTATTTTTAATCCTATTTCAGATAATTTTAAAAATTTATTTCCAGATTTAATAGGAAATGTGTTGTTAGAAGAACTTTTAGATTTTGAAATTATCTCAAAAGAGGATTGGAAAGAAGTTGAAATTGTAGGGTGGCTGTATCAATATTTTATGTGGGAGAAACATAAGGAAGTTGTAAGGATCAATAACAGTAGAATTCAAAAAGAGCAAATTGCTCCTGCAACCCAGTTATTTACACCGAAATGGATTGTAAAGTATATGGTACAAAATACACTGGGGAAATATTGGATTGAGCATATGCATGATGAAAAATTAGAAAGCAAGTTAGCGTTTTACATTAAGGGGAAGGGGTTACCCCATGAAAAGATTGATCCTAAGGATATAAAAGTATTAGATCCTGCTTGTGGTGCAGGGCATATTTTGGTATATGCTTTTGAGGTATTGTATTATATATATCTTCATGTAGGTTATGAAGATACAGATATTCCAAAATTAATTTTAAAGCATAATTTATATGGATTAGAGATAGATGAAAAAGCTTGCCAACTAGCTGTTTTTGCATTGATGATGAAGGCGCGAGAAAAAGATGAAAAATTTTTTTGTAAAATGAAACAAGAAAAAATTATTCCGAATATATGCTGTATAGAGGAAAGCAATATTTTGATGGATCAAAAGGATGAGCTGCTTGAAAAAATATCTAAAGGAAATATAGGATATGATAAAAATCAGATTGATAGTCTATTCAATACTTTTTACCATGGGAAAGAATATGGTGCTATTATTAAAATAAAGGATTTTGATGAAGCATTTTGGGAAGGAAGACTTAAAAGTTTAAAGGATGAAGCTTTGAAAAAAGTTTTAAAAAAGTTAGTAAGGCAAGCAAAAATTATGAGTCAGTCTTATGAGATGGTCATTGCAAATCCTCCCTACTTATCGAATAAAATGATGAGTGCCCAGTTAAAAAAATATGTAGATGCACATTTTAAAGATTATAATGGAGATTTGTTTTCTGTATTTATGAAGAGAAGTATGGATTATGTAAAGATGGATGGCTATTTAGCTTTTATGACTCCTTTTGTGTGGATGTTTATTAAAAGATATGAAAAGCTACGGGAAATTGTAGTTGACCATAAAGATATTGTAAGCCTTATAGAACTTCAATATTCTAGCTTTGAAGAAGCTACTGTACCCATATGTACATTTGTTTTAAGAAATAATTCAAATAGAGGTGTAGGAGATTTTATCAAACTTTCTTCTTTTAAAGGAGCCCCAAATCAGCCTATCAAGGCTTTAGAAGCTATAAAAGATAAAAATGCTCCTTATCGTTATAGATGTGCTACGAAAAACTTTAGAAAGATACCAGGAATCTCCATTGCGTATTGGGCAAAACCTTCTATGGTTAATGTGTTTCAAAAAAGTATTCCCTTAAAAAAAATTGCTGATGCTAGGGTAGGGTTACAGACAAGTAATAATAAAAAATTTGTAAGATTTTGGCATGAAGTAGATATAAGCAACATTGGTTTTGATTTGAAAGACAGAAAAAGTGCAAAGGATAGTGGATTTAAATGGTTTCCTTATAACAAGGGAGGAGACTTTAGAAAGTGGTATGGTAATCATTTTTATGTTGTGAATTGGGAAAATGATGGAGAAGCAATTAGAACATATAATAGGGTGTTGAATGCTTCAAGAAATTCAAATATAGGGATTGCCAATACATCTTATTATTTTAAAAAAGGAATTACCTGGTCCTTTGTAAGTAGTGCAAAATTTGGAGTAAGAATTTCAGAGGAAGGTTTTATATTTGATACGGCAGGATCCTCTCTTTTTCCTAAAGAAGAATACATATTGTTCATAATTGCTCTTTTGTGCTCTAAAATTACTTATATGTATTTAATGATGATTAATCCAACATTAAACTTTCAGCCAGGAAATATAGGGAGCATTCCAGTGATTTTCCCTAAAAAGCAAAGTATAAAAGAAAAAATAGATGATTTAGCAAAAGAATGTATAGATATTGCTAAAATGGATTGGGATGAGAATGAAATTTCATGGTCTTTTAAAAAGCACCCTCTTTTGCAGCATAAGAAAGGAGCTTCTACCCTTAAAGAAGTTTTTGAAAACTGGAAAGTATTCAAAGAAAAGCAATTTGAAAAAATGAAGAAAAATGAGGAAAAGCTAAACAAAATATTTATTGAGCTATATGGTCTTGAAGATCAGATTACCCCAGATGTAGATGCGAGGGAGATTACTGTTAAAAAGGCAGATGGAAAAAAGGGTATAAGAGCTTTCATAGCCTATGGGGTGGGGTGTATATTTGGAAGATATAGTTTAGACCAAGAAGGGATTGTTTTTGCAGGGGGAAAATTTAATGATAGTGTATATAAATCTTTTCATCCCGTAAAAGACAATATTTTGCCAATAGAGGGGGCTGCTTCTATTACATCAAAATTTGTAGAATTTTTAAAGGTTACTTTTGGAGAAGATACACTTAATGAAAATCTTGATTTTATTACAAGAGGATTAGGTAGAAGAAAAGAAAGTTCAATAACATATATGAAAAAATATTTTCAAAATGAGTTTTACAAAGATCATGTAAAGATGTATCAAAGAAGACCCATTTATTTTCTATTTACATCCGGAAAACATAAGGCTTTCCAAGGGCTACTATATATACACCGTTTTAACGAAGATAGTATTTCTAATATAAGAAAAAATTATATAGAAAAGCTTTTAGAAAAATATATGAAAAAAAGATCTTTATTAAAGAAGCAATTACATGAAGAAGGAAAAAATAGAAATTTAAGAAGAAATTTGATACGAGTTGAAAAAGAATTAGAAGAGTTAATAAATTATCATAAGGCTTTAATGGAGATAGAGAATAATGGATTGAAGATGAATTTGGATAATGGTGTAAAAATGAATTATCAAAAGCTAAAAGAAGTATTATCTAAAATTTAA
- a CDS encoding L,D-transpeptidase family protein, with amino-acid sequence MRKRLLWTIVCSIFVSMLLYTGSFFKYTGNKVKLNASAKIHIGNEYVGWEEKKIKENPNYENLWILIDINEKRLELIDLERKEILKKYRIASGKPSTPSPIGSWKIIRKGRWGEGFGTRFMGLNVPWGKYGIHGTNKPNSIGWASSHGCIRMNNKDIEDLYKRVKVGTPITIQGGTFGPFGNGFRVIEPGFRGSDVYEVQRYMKKRGYYPLWVDGIYGEGMKRYVIKFRKDHGLKLTHNVDMEFYKVLGIQLFE; translated from the coding sequence TTGAGAAAAAGATTATTATGGACAATCGTGTGCAGTATCTTTGTAAGCATGCTACTTTATACAGGAAGTTTTTTTAAATACACAGGAAACAAGGTGAAATTAAATGCATCTGCCAAAATACATATAGGGAACGAGTATGTAGGTTGGGAAGAAAAAAAGATTAAAGAAAATCCAAACTATGAAAATCTATGGATTCTTATAGACATCAATGAAAAAAGATTAGAGCTCATTGATTTAGAACGTAAGGAAATTTTAAAAAAATATAGGATTGCTAGTGGAAAGCCAAGTACTCCATCACCCATTGGGAGTTGGAAAATTATTAGAAAAGGCAGATGGGGAGAAGGTTTTGGTACACGGTTTATGGGATTAAATGTACCCTGGGGTAAATACGGAATACACGGCACTAACAAACCTAACTCTATTGGATGGGCGTCTTCTCATGGATGTATAAGAATGAACAATAAAGATATAGAAGATTTGTATAAAAGAGTAAAGGTAGGGACGCCTATAACTATACAAGGAGGAACCTTTGGTCCCTTTGGCAATGGATTTCGGGTAATAGAGCCAGGTTTTAGAGGGTCAGATGTTTATGAAGTGCAAAGATATATGAAGAAAAGAGGATATTATCCACTATGGGTAGATGGTATTTACGGAGAGGGAATGAAAAGATATGTGATCAAATTTCGAAAGGATCATGGATTAAAGCTTACCCATAATGTAGATATGGAATTTTATAAAGTGTTAGGAATTCAATTGTTTGAATAA